A window of Tumebacillus sp. BK434 contains these coding sequences:
- the ileS gene encoding isoleucine--tRNA ligase, whose protein sequence is MEKPDYSKTLNLPETEFQMRGNLPQKEPGMQKHWEESKLYEKVQAKQAGKPKFVLHDGPPYANGDIHIGHALNKILKDFIVKFKTMEGFDAPYVPGWDTHGMPIEHAIIKNKGINRHEVPVTEFREMCKNYALDFVERQKGQFKRLGVRGDWEHPYITLLPEYESRQIRVFGEMAKRGYIYKGLKPVHWCASCETALAEAEVEYADKKSPSIYVKFAVKDGKGVLPEGSFLVIWTTTPWTLPANLAIALGADFDYSLVDVNGEKLLLANALIEDVLKVAGVEGEPNVIASFKGKELERVVAQHPFLDRDSLVILGEHVTLDSGTGCVHTAPGHGMEDYMVGLQYGLPVLAPVNGQGKFTKEAGPYEGQFYTKANKQIMADLQESGHLLASSEIDHSYPHCWRCKNPVFFRATEQWFGSIDKFRDQLLEQIKQVTWSPEWGEVRLHNMVADRGDWCISRQRMWGVPIPIFYCTDCNKEIINDETIDKVANLFEQHSSQIWFEKEAEELVPEGLTCSCGGKTFRKESDTMDVWFDSGSSHMAVADARPELQWPVDLYLEGSDQYRGWFNSSLSTAVAIRGVAPYKAVLSHGFTLDGEGRKQSKSLGNVVDPLKVIEQYGADILRLWVASVDYRSDMRVSDAILKQVAEVYRKIRNTFRYLLGNLNGFDPAQHAVSKEQLLEIDRWALNKFEQVRKRVVQGYREYDFHIIYHEVNNFCTVDMSAFYFDVSKDRLYTVAPDAPERRSGQTAMYEILVGLTQLVAPILTHTADEVWPFVPGTTEESVQLTQWKDPNSFDIDMALEQKWEEILRVRDEVLKALEGARKEKVIGKGLTAAVDLYPEAATLAVLQGVPRLEEVLGVSQVNVFEPGAELPGDAVAYAGLSIRVRAAEGETCERCRVVTPHVGQHEDHPTLCPVCAGNVLHFL, encoded by the coding sequence ATGGAGAAGCCAGACTACAGCAAAACGCTGAATCTGCCGGAAACGGAGTTCCAGATGCGCGGCAACCTGCCGCAAAAGGAACCGGGGATGCAAAAGCATTGGGAAGAAAGCAAACTGTATGAGAAAGTGCAGGCGAAGCAGGCCGGCAAGCCGAAATTTGTGCTGCATGACGGACCGCCCTACGCCAACGGGGATATCCACATCGGCCATGCGCTGAACAAAATTTTGAAAGACTTCATCGTCAAGTTCAAGACGATGGAAGGATTTGACGCACCGTACGTGCCGGGCTGGGATACGCACGGCATGCCGATCGAGCATGCGATCATCAAGAACAAAGGCATCAACCGTCACGAAGTGCCGGTGACCGAGTTCCGCGAGATGTGCAAAAACTATGCGCTCGACTTTGTGGAACGTCAGAAGGGACAGTTTAAGCGCCTCGGCGTGCGCGGTGACTGGGAGCATCCGTATATCACCTTGCTCCCGGAATATGAATCCCGCCAGATCCGCGTGTTCGGTGAAATGGCGAAGCGCGGCTACATCTACAAAGGCCTGAAGCCGGTGCACTGGTGCGCATCTTGCGAAACGGCGCTGGCAGAAGCGGAAGTGGAGTATGCAGACAAGAAGTCGCCGTCGATCTATGTGAAATTTGCCGTGAAAGACGGAAAAGGCGTGCTGCCGGAAGGGTCGTTCCTCGTGATCTGGACGACGACGCCGTGGACGCTGCCGGCCAACCTCGCGATCGCGCTCGGAGCTGATTTTGATTACAGCCTCGTTGACGTGAACGGCGAGAAGCTGCTGCTGGCCAATGCGCTGATCGAAGACGTGCTGAAAGTGGCCGGCGTGGAAGGCGAGCCGAACGTGATCGCATCGTTCAAAGGCAAGGAACTTGAGCGTGTGGTCGCACAGCACCCGTTCCTCGACCGCGATTCGCTGGTCATCTTGGGCGAGCATGTCACGCTGGATTCTGGTACCGGCTGTGTTCATACCGCGCCGGGTCACGGGATGGAAGACTACATGGTCGGTCTGCAATACGGCTTGCCGGTGCTGGCTCCGGTCAATGGACAAGGGAAGTTCACCAAAGAAGCGGGTCCGTATGAAGGGCAGTTCTACACGAAAGCGAACAAGCAGATCATGGCCGACCTGCAGGAGAGCGGACATCTGCTCGCCTCTTCGGAGATCGACCACAGCTATCCGCACTGCTGGCGCTGCAAGAACCCGGTGTTCTTCCGCGCAACGGAGCAGTGGTTTGGTTCGATCGACAAGTTCCGCGATCAACTGCTGGAGCAGATCAAGCAAGTGACGTGGAGCCCGGAGTGGGGCGAAGTTCGTCTGCACAACATGGTCGCCGACCGCGGGGACTGGTGCATCTCCCGTCAGCGCATGTGGGGCGTGCCGATCCCGATCTTCTATTGCACCGACTGCAACAAGGAGATCATCAACGATGAGACGATCGACAAGGTCGCCAATCTGTTTGAACAGCACAGCTCGCAGATCTGGTTTGAGAAAGAAGCGGAAGAACTGGTGCCGGAAGGGCTGACCTGCTCTTGCGGCGGCAAGACGTTCCGCAAAGAGAGCGATACGATGGACGTGTGGTTTGACTCTGGTTCGTCGCATATGGCGGTGGCCGATGCGCGTCCGGAACTGCAGTGGCCGGTCGATCTGTATTTGGAAGGTTCCGACCAGTATCGCGGCTGGTTTAACTCTTCGCTGTCGACAGCGGTGGCGATTCGAGGAGTTGCGCCGTACAAAGCGGTACTTTCGCACGGCTTTACCTTGGACGGAGAAGGCCGCAAGCAGTCGAAGTCGCTCGGTAACGTGGTCGATCCGCTGAAAGTGATCGAGCAATACGGCGCGGATATCCTGCGCCTGTGGGTGGCATCGGTTGACTACCGCTCCGACATGCGCGTCTCAGACGCGATCTTGAAACAGGTGGCGGAAGTGTACCGCAAGATCCGCAACACGTTCCGTTATCTGCTCGGCAACTTGAACGGATTTGACCCGGCGCAGCATGCGGTGTCGAAGGAGCAGTTGCTGGAGATCGACCGCTGGGCGCTGAACAAGTTTGAACAGGTGCGCAAGCGCGTGGTGCAAGGCTATCGCGAATATGATTTCCATATCATCTACCATGAGGTGAACAACTTCTGCACGGTCGATATGTCGGCGTTCTATTTCGATGTTTCGAAAGATCGTCTGTACACGGTGGCGCCGGATGCGCCGGAGCGCCGTTCCGGTCAGACCGCCATGTATGAGATCCTGGTCGGCCTGACCCAACTGGTCGCGCCGATTCTGACCCATACGGCAGACGAAGTGTGGCCGTTCGTGCCGGGCACGACGGAAGAAAGCGTGCAGTTGACGCAGTGGAAGGACCCGAACTCGTTCGACATCGACATGGCGCTGGAACAAAAGTGGGAAGAGATCCTGCGCGTGCGTGACGAGGTGTTGAAGGCGCTGGAAGGCGCCCGCAAGGAAAAGGTGATCGGCAAAGGCTTGACCGCCGCTGTCGACCTCTATCCGGAAGCGGCGACTTTGGCGGTGCTGCAAGGCGTGCCGCGCCTCGAAGAAGTGCTCGGCGTGTCGCAGGTGAACGTGTTTGAGCCGGGAGCTGAGCTGCCGGGCGATGCGGTTGCTTATGCCGGCCTGTCGATCCGCGTTCGTGCGGCCGAGGGCGAGACTTGTGAGCGTTGCCGCGTGGTGACGCCGCATGTCGGCCAGCATGAAGACCATCCGACGCTGTGCCCGGTATGCGCGGGCAATGTGCTGCACTTTTTATAA
- a CDS encoding DivIVA domain-containing protein, protein MPLTPLDIHNKEFGRSFRGYDEDEVNEFLDRVIKDYEGMIRENRDLEEKLATLEERLSHFHNIEESLSKSIIVAQETAEDVKSNARKESQLIIKEAEKNADRILNEALSKSRRAAMELDELQKQAAVFRARFRSLIQVQLELIDSDQWDQVLDDKTIRVKNDD, encoded by the coding sequence ATGCCTTTGACTCCGCTTGATATCCATAACAAAGAATTCGGCCGCTCGTTTCGCGGATATGATGAAGACGAAGTAAATGAATTTCTGGACCGCGTGATCAAGGACTACGAAGGTATGATCCGCGAGAACCGCGATTTGGAAGAAAAGCTGGCAACGCTCGAGGAGCGCTTGTCCCATTTTCACAACATAGAGGAAAGCTTGTCGAAGTCGATCATCGTGGCGCAGGAGACGGCAGAAGATGTGAAGTCCAACGCCCGCAAGGAATCGCAGCTGATCATCAAGGAAGCGGAGAAAAATGCAGACCGCATCCTGAACGAAGCGTTGTCCAAGTCCCGCCGTGCGGCGATGGAACTGGACGAATTGCAAAAGCAGGCGGCGGTGTTCCGCGCCCGCTTCCGTTCGCTGATCCAAGTCCAGCTGGAACTGATCGACAGCGACCAATGGGACCAGGTTCTCGACGACAAGACGATTCGTGTGAAAAACGACGACTAA
- a CDS encoding YlmH/Sll1252 family protein yields MKRQDVMMHYRPQERPFVDRTIDLVERVDERQTPVLTDFLDPRQVKITESIARSSQDVSLFLSGGHAQAERQRALLVPSYWGPEADDFELSFLRVKIPGEYVKLKHGDYLGALVGLGLKRGKIGDISVHEDGCDLVVTRDIADFIRLHLSQVGRATVHIEEIPAVAYLAPRVDYQEKEFTVMSLRVDAVAGESFGLSRTKVVDPIKSGKLALNWQVIDDPATAVEEGDVLSLRGHGRAKILEIIGQSRKGRTILKIGKYL; encoded by the coding sequence ATGAAACGGCAAGATGTGATGATGCATTATCGGCCGCAGGAGCGGCCGTTTGTGGACCGCACGATCGATTTGGTGGAACGCGTCGATGAGCGCCAGACGCCGGTATTGACCGATTTTCTCGATCCAAGACAAGTGAAGATCACCGAATCCATCGCCCGCTCGTCTCAGGACGTCTCGTTGTTCCTGTCCGGCGGGCATGCGCAGGCGGAAAGACAGCGGGCGCTCTTGGTTCCTTCCTATTGGGGGCCGGAAGCGGATGATTTCGAGCTGTCTTTTTTGCGGGTTAAGATCCCGGGTGAGTATGTGAAGCTGAAGCACGGCGACTATCTCGGGGCTCTGGTCGGTCTTGGACTGAAGCGGGGCAAGATCGGGGACATCTCGGTGCACGAGGATGGCTGTGACCTTGTGGTGACGCGCGACATCGCCGATTTTATCCGCCTGCATCTGTCGCAGGTCGGACGAGCCACTGTACATATCGAAGAAATCCCGGCTGTTGCGTATCTGGCGCCGCGGGTGGACTATCAGGAGAAGGAATTTACGGTGATGTCGCTGCGGGTGGATGCGGTGGCCGGCGAGTCGTTTGGTCTGTCGCGCACGAAAGTCGTCGACCCGATCAAAAGCGGGAAGCTTGCGTTGAACTGGCAGGTGATCGACGACCCGGCGACGGCGGTGGAGGAAGGGGATGTTCTGTCCTTGCGCGGGCACGGGCGGGCGAAGATCCTCGAAATCATCGGGCAGTCTCGCAAAGGCCGGACGATATTAAAAATCGGCAAGTATCTCTAA
- a CDS encoding YggT family protein: MALQVIYYISTVLGFYTYVLIARVLMSWVPDVERTSFGRILFKLTEPYLAIFRRFIPPLPLGGGYLDLSPIVGIFAWSFVQSGVVLVLQWLFL, from the coding sequence ATGGCTCTCCAAGTGATTTACTATATCTCCACCGTGTTAGGTTTTTACACGTACGTGCTGATCGCGCGCGTGTTGATGTCCTGGGTGCCCGATGTGGAACGCACATCGTTTGGCCGCATCCTGTTCAAGCTGACCGAGCCGTATCTGGCTATTTTCCGCCGCTTCATTCCGCCGCTGCCGCTGGGCGGAGGCTATCTTGACCTGTCGCCGATCGTCGGGATCTTTGCCTGGTCGTTCGTGCAAAGCGGCGTTGTGCTCGTTTTGCAATGGCTGTTCCTGTAG
- the sepF gene encoding cell division protein SepF: MFSKVMSFLGLVDEEPQEQRREEEYEEHGQQQAQADGVVPLKRQGTVVSLHTQKQVRVYLAEPEKYDDAQAIADHLRNRRPVVVNLHKTSPDSAKRIVDFISGCTYALNGTMQKLGHNIFLCAPENVDIQGTISDMISEQQEQSQQAHNKFQSR, encoded by the coding sequence ATGTTTTCGAAAGTGATGTCGTTTCTCGGGCTCGTCGATGAAGAGCCGCAAGAACAGCGCCGCGAAGAAGAGTATGAAGAGCACGGGCAGCAGCAGGCACAGGCGGACGGAGTCGTGCCGCTGAAACGCCAAGGCACGGTGGTGTCGCTGCACACGCAAAAGCAGGTGCGCGTCTATCTGGCCGAGCCGGAAAAGTATGATGACGCGCAGGCGATCGCCGATCATCTGCGCAATCGCCGCCCGGTGGTGGTCAATCTTCACAAAACTTCCCCAGATTCGGCGAAACGAATCGTGGATTTTATCAGCGGTTGCACGTATGCTTTAAATGGGACGATGCAAAAGCTCGGCCATAACATCTTCTTGTGCGCGCCGGAGAACGTGGATATCCAAGGCACGATTTCGGACATGATCTCTGAGCAGCAGGAGCAATCGCAGCAGGCGCACAACAAATTTCAATCGAGGTGA
- a CDS encoding YggS family pyridoxal phosphate-dependent enzyme has translation MVSGGFEVYQKRLAELKERIAQACARAGRDPEDVKIVGVTKYVGVEETRSLIEAGLHDLGENRISVAAPKLEAIPAVTGVRWHFIGHLQTNKVKDVLGHFAMIHSLDRLSLAKEISKRAVAAGLVVPCLVQVNVSGEESKGGLAPQEVAGFLQAAKELPGLAIRGLMTMAPVAEDPEAVRPVFRGLRELRDALLGQGLLAADAQELSMGMSGDFETAVEEGATLVRIGSVLVKP, from the coding sequence CTGAAGGAACGCATCGCGCAGGCTTGTGCGCGCGCCGGCCGCGACCCGGAGGATGTCAAGATCGTCGGGGTCACCAAATATGTCGGTGTTGAAGAGACGAGAAGTTTGATCGAGGCCGGACTCCATGACCTCGGTGAGAATCGAATATCGGTCGCCGCTCCGAAGCTGGAAGCGATTCCCGCAGTGACGGGGGTGCGCTGGCATTTTATCGGGCATCTGCAGACGAACAAGGTCAAAGACGTGCTCGGCCATTTTGCGATGATCCATTCGCTCGACCGCTTGTCGCTGGCGAAGGAGATCAGCAAGCGCGCGGTGGCGGCAGGGCTGGTCGTGCCTTGCCTGGTGCAGGTCAACGTGTCGGGCGAGGAGTCAAAAGGCGGCCTTGCGCCGCAGGAGGTGGCCGGCTTTTTGCAGGCGGCGAAGGAGTTGCCGGGTCTCGCCATACGCGGGCTGATGACGATGGCGCCCGTCGCCGAGGACCCGGAAGCGGTGCGTCCTGTGTTTCGGGGGCTGCGGGAACTGCGCGACGCTCTGCTCGGACAGGGTCTGCTCGCGGCGGACGCGCAGGAGCTGTCGATGGGGATGTCGGGCGATTTTGAGACGGCTGTCGAGGAAGGAGCAACGCTCGTACGCATCGGCAGCGTGCTGGTAAAACCTTAG